The window GATACGCCTTTCATTCAGCTATTATGAAAACCAGTCCGGGCGAAATATAGGAAGGATTTATCTGAGCGGTGGTACGGCGAAGGGCATGAATATCGGCGATATACTGCATGAACGCCTGGATGTGGACGTAGAACTATGGGAACCTAGTGTATCTATGGCGATGGAGAGCCCCATTAAAAAAGAGTTGGCGGATTCGCTAAAATATCAGATGAGCACGGCAATAGGCCTTGCTCTAAGGCGATAATCATATGATAGAGATCAATTTACTGCCTCATGAAATCAAAAGGAAGAGAAGAAAGATAGAGCTTCCTGATATATCTTTCCTGCCTGTGCTCGCCGGCTTTCTGGGGGTTATAATCATAATCCATCTCTTTGTCGGGCTTATGGTGGCAATGAAAGCCAAGACCTTCAAAGGGCTTGAGCGAAAATGGCAGTCTGTTTTACCAAACAAGGAGGAAGCGGATAATATAAAGGCGGAACTTACCAGCACGAGGACTAAAATAGACACCATAGACAAGCTTATAGAAACGAGACGCAGTTGGGCGGTCAGGCTTAATGATATCAGTGATTCTATGATACCCGGCGTATGGCTTAATAAGCTCTGGCTGGAGAAGCGGGTTATTATACAGGAAGCGTCGTCGGCAAAAATCAATTCCGGAGAAGGCGCCGCTAAAGCAGCGAAAGAACCCAAAAAGACGATAATAAGGACTTTGCATTTAAACGGCAGCGTTATTGCCGGAGGCGGGGAAGAGACTGCCGTTATCGGTAAATTTATAAGAAGCCTTAAAGATAACAAGAATTTTATGCCGGATTTCAGCGATATAGAATCGGCCTCAATACAGCGGACTAAATTGAAGGACGCGGAAGTAATGGACTTCGAGCTTATTTGCTATTTTAAATAGAAATAGCTCTCAGCCATCAGCTCTCAGCTATCAGCTGAAAGCTGACGACTGAAAGCTGAAAGCTGAAAATGGACATGGATTTTTTGAAAAAAGCAAAGAAGAACGAAATATTAGCCCTTACCGGATTAATATGCGCCGGCATACTCGTGGGCTATTTTCTGCTTTTCTTGAATCCGATGCTGTCAAAGTTATTTGACGTTTCGCGCAAAGTCGCCAAGCTGCAAAGCGATCTTTCCATCGCGGAACTATCTATAGACAGCATGCCTAAGATGAAAAAAGAGATAGCCGACCTAAAAAATAAGGCGTTAAGCTATATTAATAAACTTCCAAAAGAAGAGGAGCTGCCGGCGCTTCTGGAAAGCCTTTCTATGATGGCTCAGGGTGCGGATGTCAAGATAACGAAAATAGTGCCCATAAAAGATACAGAAGTTGTAAAAGACGCCAAAACTCCCAAGGCCAGTATATATGAGGAAAAGGGCATACTGGTACATGCGCAGTGCGGATACCACCAGTTAGGTACGTTTATCGCGCAGCTTGAAAATGCCGAGCGGTTTATGGATATATCCGACATCACTATAGAGAGTATTAGGACCACGCCTAAACGGCATAATGTCCAGCTTATAGTCAAGACGTTTGTCTTAAAGGATAAAACCAAATGAGAAAACAGGCAGCTTTAACGAGCGCAATTTTTTTTATTTTTCTCTTTCTCGTCCCTGCCGAAGGCCAGGTATATAAGTATTACAGTAAGGGCAAAAGAGACCCCTTTATACCCCTAGTAACCGGCGAAGTAAGGACAAGTTTGGGGCTACAGGCGGTGGAGGATATAGACGACGTAAGGTTAGAGGGCGTAATATTTGACCCTAACGGCAAATCCATAGTAGTGCTGAACGACGAGATCCTAAAGGAAGGGGATAAGATGTATAATGTGGAAGTGCTGAAGATTACTAAGGATTCAGTTACTATAAAGGTCCATGACAGGATGCATACGATCAGCCTGGTCGAGGAAGGAGGCAAGGAGAGTTGAAGAAAAAAATAATATTTTTAGGCGTCTTACTCACATTTTTTATAGCAATAAACGGAAATTTGCATTCCCGGGCCGAGGATGTAACCGGGGGTTCGTTTCTCACAGAGGCTCCCGCAATTGACGCAGAGAATGGCGCGGATGCGGCTCAGACAGGGCCGCCGGCCGACACACAAGCGGAACCGGAGATAGAGGCCTCAAAAGAAAAGTCCGAATATGATATGATGAGCGAAAGGATAGCCCCGGGAAACATAACGGTAGATTTCAAAGAAGCGGACATACGGACGGTGCTTCGCATTCTCTCCGAAAAAAGCGGGGTGAATATAGTGGCTAGTAAAGATGTTGCGGGAACGATAACCATTCGCTTAAATAACGTATATTGGGAAAAGGCGCTTGATATTATCTGCAAGAATTACGGCTATGCCTTTGAGCGGGACGGAAATATTATCAGGGTGACGACCGTAGAAAATTTGAAGCAGGAAGAATTGACCACGGAAGTCTTTTCCCTGAATTATGCAAATGCGGAAGATGTCGCAGTGGCCGTAGCGGAGATGCTTAGCTCGCGCGGCAAGGATAAAGTAAAGTTTGACGAGAGAACGAACGTATTGATAGTGACCGACATACCTACAAACCTCTATAAAATAAGGCAGGTTGTGGATAAGCTGGATAAGAGGACGCCGCAGGTCCTGATAGAAGCCAAGATTATAGAGACGACGCTTGTTGATACTGAAAATCTCGGGATAGACTGGACCGTGAAATTGTCGGCCTACGGTGCAAAGAGGCCGATAACGTTTCCGTTTACCGTATCAGGCACATTGTCTTATTTGGGCATACCAAAAGACATGTGGAATACTTTTATGCCGAGGGTCGAAGGTACTACCGACACGACAACCACCGGTTCAGGCGGGGTCACTGTTACCGATACAGATAGTTTTTTTCCTATTGAGTTGGGACAATTTAGGCAATGGAGCGATTCGCCGTTTCCCCTTACGGAGGCGGATCAATTTACGTTCGGCACGCTTGACTTTTCGCAATTTTCGCTTGTCCTTGAATATCTGAAATCGCGCCGGGATACTAATGTTCTTTCAAATCCGCGGATTGCCACATTGAATAACCAGGAAGCAAATATACTTGTCGGCACCATATTGGCTATACCGAAGTTTGAGAGAAACCCCGACACCGGCACGATGGAAGTGACGGGTTATACCGAAAAGGATCTCGGTATCAAGCTGAACGTAATACCGCATATAAACGCTTCGGGCGATATAGTGGTGGATCTCAGGCCTGAGATCTCTGATTTGCTCGGGTTTGATACGCTTGACGCGTCAAGGGGGCTGGTAGCGCCTAGATATTCAACGAGGGAGGCAACGACCCAGATAATGGTCAGGGACGGCGAGACTATTATGATAGGCGGTCTTATAAGAGAAAACACGGTCAATTACAAGAAGAAGGTTCCCTGGTTGGGAGACATACCCGTCCTGGGAAGGGCGCTGTTTACAAAGACGGAAGAAACCATTCAGAAGACGGAGCTGATCATATTTATGACTGTTCATCTAATAAATAGCGATACGTCCGATTTTGGCCTGGTTCCTTCTTCGGCTCTTGTTCCGATGCCCGCTAAGAAGTGATAAGAACGTGAAGTATTCGGCGGTAATCAGGTTTAAAAAGACGGGCATGATGAGGTACATATCCCACCTTGACCTTCTGAGATTATTCCAGAGGGCCTCCAGGAGAGCGGGCCTGCCGCTTTTTCTTACGGAAGGCTTCAATCCGCATCCGAAAATAAAGATCGAGCCTGCGCTTAAGCTGGGGCTGGAAGCCGACGACCTGCGCGCGGAAATCACCCTCACGCAATATATTTTGCCTAAGGATGTATCCGAAAAGCTCGGGAAAGAGCTGCCGCGCGGTATAGAAATTACAGAAGTAGAAGGAGATAAATCCAGATATGAAAAAAGAGATAATAGTTAACGCTACCCCGGAAGAGAGCAGGGTAGCAATTTTAAATAACGGAAGAATAGAGGAATATTATGTTGAAAGGACCTCGGCGCAGCGCCTGGTAAGCAGCGTCTACAAAGGCAAAGTTGAATCTATAATGGCGGGTATCGGCGCAGCTTTCGTAAATATAGGGCTTGAGAAAAACGGCTTTCTTTACGTGGATGATATTATCGAAGAAGGCGCCGCAAATATAGACATCTTGGAAGACGAGCTGGACGCGGATCATAAGAAAAGGGACGCTAACCTGCCGCGCCCGAAGATAACAGATATCTTAAAAAAGGGGCAGGAAGTGCTTGTGCAGGTAGTGAAAGAGCCCTTGGGCACGAAAGGCGCCAGACTTACGGCGCATGTTACTTTACCCGGAAGGTACATCGTCCTCATGGCTCACGATACGCATAAAGGCATCTCCAAAAAGATAAGCGACGCAAAGGAAAGAAAAAGGCTCAAGGCAATAATAGATGAGATCAATCTACCGAAGAATATAGGCGTCATCGTAAGGACTGCCGCGATAGGCCACACGAGGGAAGAATTGCGCCGGGAAGCGAGCTATCTTTACAATCTATATAGGCGCATAGAGAAAATCGCCTCGAGAAAATCGGCGCCGGCCCTGGTCAACGAGGAATACGGGCTTGTGCAGCGCGTGGCGCGGGACAACCTTGCCGAAGACGTAAGTTTCATGATCATAGATTCAAAAGTGGAATACCAAAAGACTTTAGCGCTTTTAAGGATGATGTCGCCAAAACTAAGGACAAAGCTGAAACTGCATACAGCTCCGCAGTCGATATTTGAAAAATTCAATATAGCCGGCGAAATAGAAAAAATATTCGATGCGAGAGTCAATCTTCCGTCAAAGGGATACATAATAATACAGCCGACCGAAGGGCTTGTCGCCATAGATGTGAATAGCGGCGGATTCTCAAGCCGCAACCCCGAAGAGACCTCCTACATAACAAACAAAGAGGCGGCTATCGAGATCGCAAGGCAGTTGAAGTTGAGGGATATGGGCGGCATAATAGTTATAGACTTCATAGACATGGAAGTGAGAGATCACCGGCAGTCAGCTATGCAGATTTTTCTTAACGCGCTTAAAAATGACAAGGCAAAGACAAAGGTACTCAATTTCTCAAGTATCGGGCTCGTGGAAATGACAAGGCAGAGAGTCAGGAAAAGCCTTGAAGGGGCGTCGCATAACACATGTCCGTACTGCGGAGGCAGAGGAACAGTAAAGTCGCTCGCGACCATGTCGATAGAATTATTAGGGCTTCTAGAGAAGAAGTTGAAGACAGAGCGTTACAAGAAGGTTCAGGTGGCTATAAACGCTGACCTCAAAGAATACCTGCTGCAAAATTATAAAAAAGCTATTAATAATGTTGGAAGAAATGCAAGATGCAATATTATTCTAAACGCCGATAGCCATCTGCATGTTGAAGATGTAAGGGTGAGTATTGGTTAGACTAACAGAAAGATTGCGCTAATATTGCCTTGACATAGTTATATGAATATGATATATTACAACTTCTTTGCGAGAAATAGTGGTCCCTCGAATGCTATTTTCATCGTGTTCTAGGGGCAAATTTTTGCACACAAAAATTTGGAGATCAAAATGGAGTATGCTATAGTAGAAGTAGGCGGCAATCAGTTTAAAGTCAAAAAAGGCGATGTCATAAAAGCCGGCAAATTTACCACGGATTCCAAAAAATCGGCCAAGATCAATAAGGTATTGTTATACTCGGACGGAAAGAGTGTGGAGATCGGCAGCCCCTATATAAAAGGCGCACATATCGCTTGCGATATCATAGGCGAGGAGAAGGCAAAAAAAGTAATCGCCTATAAATACAGGAGGCGCAAAAGTTCGAAATTTAAGAAGGGGCACCGCAGGAAACTCTTGGTTCTTAAAGTAAAAGATATCAGCATAAAGGGAGATTAGTATGGCACATAAAAAAGGATTAGGAAGTTCGCGCAACGGCCGCGACAGCAATGCCCAGCGTCTGGGCGTAAAGCTTTTTCATGGTCAATTGGTGACGGCCGGCAGCATAATTATCAGGCAGCGCGGTACAAAATTTAAGCCCGGCATGAATGTCGGCATAGGTTCTGACGATACCATTTTTGCCCTTAAGTCAGGTATGGTGGACTTTAGGAAGAACCGCGTCATTAATATAATCGTAAAATAATGTTTATTGACGAGGCCTGGATATACGTAAAGGCGGGCGCGGGCGGAGACGGCTGCCGGAGCTTTGAAAATATGCGCGGCAAGCGCTACGGCCGGCCGACCGGCGGTAACGGCGGAGAAGGCGGTAATATAGTCCTGGTAGCCGATAATAATAGAAATACCCTTGTCGAGTTTAAGTATAACAAACATTTCAAGGCCTCCTCCGGTAAGCACGGCGGTTCAAACAATAAGACGGGCGAGGACGGCGGAGATCAGATTCTGCGTGTCCCTCCCGGTACTGTAATAAGAGACAAAGGAACAACTTTAGTTTTACGCGATCTTAAAGAGGCTGGCGAAAAAGTAATAATAGCAAAAGGTGGTGCCGGCGGCAAAGGTAACAGCGTAAGACGAGATGCCACCCCCGGCGAAACAGGCGAAGAGAAGGAGCTCTATTTGGAGCTTAAGCTCGTCGCCGATATCGGAATCATAGGTTATCCCAATGCCGGAAAATCGACCCTTTTATCCAAAATAACCCACGCCAGGCCCAGAATAGCAAATTTTCCGTTTACTACAAAAAGTCCGATATTGGGCGTTGCCCGTGTGGGCGAATTTAGTTTTGTCATCGCAGATCTTCCGGGACTCATAGAAGGCGCTCATGCGGGCAGGGGCCTCGGTGACAGATTTCTCCGCCATATAGAGCGGACAAGAATACTTTTGCACCTTATCGACATGGCATCGATTGACGGCAGAGATCCCAATGACGATTTCGTCAAACTGAATAACGAGCTCACCCAGCATAGTGAGTACCTGAAGAAAAAGAATCAGATAGTAGTTGCCAATAAGATGGATATGGATGAGGCAAAAAAAAATCTCAAGCACTTTAAAGCTGCCCGCGGCAAAAAGATATATCAGATATCGGCGCTTACAGGGGAAGGCCTCGAGGATCTACTGAAGACAGCTGCAAAGGAACTGCGAAAATTACCAAGGATGGCGGAAATAAGTGGGTACTAAAATGGAAAACAACAAAAAGAAAGATCATATTTGTGTCGTAAAGATAGGGAGCTCTGTTTTGGCAAAAGATTCGGGCGGTATTGATGAAGACCGCATCAAGGATATAGCCGAACAGGTAGGAGCCGTACGCAAAAAAGGCCTTGCCGTAATATTAGTATCTTCGGGGGCTATAGCCGCTGGTATAAAGATCCTTAAGCTCGGCGCGCGCCCCGAGTCATTGCCGGATGTGCAGGCGTGCGCCGCAATAGGCCAGGCGGAAATGATGAAAAAATATGACGAGGCTTTTAGGCGAGTCGACCTTCTCGTTGCGCAGGTACTGCTTACGCAGGACGACATAAACGATAGAGAGCGCTATCTCAACGCCAGAAATACGCTGTTCGCATTATTGGCGCAGGATATTGTTATCCCTATAATAAACGAAAATGACACTGTATCGACGGAAGAGATAAAATTCGGCGATAATGACCGCCTTTCAAGCCTTGTAGCGAGCCTTATCGGAGCCGATAAACTTATAATAATGTCCGACGTAGACGGCCTTTACAAAATAGACCGGAAGGATAAGACGAAAAAGAGCGTCATGCGCAGAGTCGATGCCATAACCGATGAGATAGAGAGCCTTGTAATCGATGAGGCAAGCAAGTTTGGAGTCGGAGGTATGGCCAGCAAATTACAGGCGGCAAAAATAGTCACAAATGCCGGCATAGAATGCGTTATCTTAAACGGAAAAAAGAAAAACATACTTCTGGATTATTTTTCCGGAGAGGAAGTAGGGACAGTCTTCGTATCTAAACAGCCGAGGATAGGGGCGAGGAAGCGCTGGATAGCCTATTCACTGAAACCCGCCGGCACGGTAAAAGTGGATAATGGCGCAAAAGAAGTGCTTATAAAGAAAAATAGAAGCCTTCTTGCCTCGGGAATTATCGGGACGAGCGGAAAATTCGGCGCCGGTGACGCGGTAGGCATAACGGATGAGCATAATACGGAATTTGCCCGCGGCATCGCCAACTACTCTTCGTCGGATATTAATAAGATAATGGGGACGAACACCAAGGACATAGAGAAGATCCTGGGTTATAAATATAAGGACGAGGTTATCCATAGAGATGACCTGGTTATCTTGGAGAAAGTCTAAATTCATGGAACTGAAAAAAGAGATCTTAAAGATGGCGAGGACCGCGAAAGAAGCCGCGCTTATACTGGGCGACGCTTCTTCCGAGGAGAAAAATCGCGCGATACGGCTTATGGCGAAGAAGATAAAACTCAGCGCCTCTTATATATTGCGCGAGAATAAAAAAGACGTAAAGGCCGCCGAAAAGAAAAAGATGAAACCGGCCCTCATAGACCGGCTTGCGCTTAACGCCAAACGGATACAGGCCATGGTCTCATCTTTAGAAGAGGTAGCCAGGCTGGATGATGTAGTCGGCCAGATAATACAGGCGAGAAGAAGGCCCAACGGCCTCTTGATCGCCAAAGTACGTGTTCCCATAGGAGTAATAGGCATAATATATGAAGCGCGGCCCAATGTTACGGCGGACTGCGTCGGCTTATGCATAAAATCCGGCAATAGCGTCATATTAAAGGGCGGAAGCGAGGCGCTTAATTCTAATGCCGCCATATTTAAATGCCTTAGGGATGCGCTCTCGGGTACATCCATACCGAAAGAGGCGGTTCAGCTTATCATTTCAAAAGATAGAAATGCCGTGAAAGAACTTTTGAAGCTAAATAATTACATAGACCTTATTATGCCAAGAGGCGGAGAAGGCCTTATAAAAGAAGTTACGGAAAATTCCAGGATTCCCGTTATAAAGCACTATAAAGGCGTATGCCATGTATATGTAGATGAAGACGCGGACCTCAATATGGCGCACAAGATAGCGATGAACGCCAAGGTCCAGAGGCCCGGAGTCTGCAATGCGATGGAAACGCTTTTGGTCCACGCGGATGTTGTCGCGCGTTTTCTGCCGGGCATAAACCGCGATTTAAGGATTGCCGGGGTGGAGATCAGAGGTTGCAAAAAGACACAGGCCATATTAAAGGGTGTAAAGGCCGCCACAGAAGACGATTGGTATGAAGAGTACCTCGATCTTATATTGGCCGTGAAAGTTGTGGAGGGCCTTGATGAAGCGATAAGGCACATCAATAAATACGGCTCAGGCCATTCGGAGGCGATCGTTACCGATGACTACCGAAATGCCACAGAGTTTTTGGCGCGCGTAAACTCGGCCTGCGTTTATGTCAATGCCTCTACCAGATTTACCGACGGTTATGAGTTTGGCATGGGCGCGGAAATAGGAATAAGCACGGACAAGCTGCATGCGCGCGGCCCGATGGGGCTGGAAGAGCTTACCACCTACAAATATATAATATTAGGAAACGGCCAAGTCAGAGCATAGCGCGCTTTCCTCCAATATATGAAGAAAAAAATACGCATAGGCATTCTGGGAGGGACGTTTGACCCGCCTCATCTGGGGCATATTGCATTGGCGAGGGAAGCAGCCCGCCAGCTTGAGCTGGACAAGGTCATATTTATACCCGCGCTTTTACCTCCCCATAAAACGGTAAAAGATAACAATCCCAGCCTTCGATATAAAATGGCCGCATTAGCGTGCCGGAACAATCCTTTATTTGAGGTCTCGACCATAGAATTAGACAGAAACGGCATCTCATATTCCGTCGATACATTGCGCGAGCTTAAAAAGATATACGGCGCGTCCACCCGGTTTTTCTTTCTAACGGGCTCTGATTCACTAAAAGAGCTAAAAACCTGGAAAGAGAGCAAAAAGTTACTGAAGCTTACACATTTTGTGGTGGCAAAGAGGCCGGGTTTTCCTATGCGCGGAACAAAGTGCGGTATGATAGTGCTAAATGCGCCGCTTTTAGATATATCTTCTTCCGCAATAAGAAAGCGCGTGAAGAACTCTCTTCCCATAAAGCAATTAGTTCCGGAAGCGGTCAGAAAATTTATTAAAGATAAAGGATTGTACAAATAGGCTTGACGATTATATTTTTTTGTGATAACCTGATTTAAATTTAATCTGCCCCGCCATAGCGGGGTCATTTAAGGAGGAAAGAATGGCTGATAAGGGATATTGCGTAAAGTGCAAGTCAAAAAAAGAGATGAAGGAAACAAAGAAGATCAAAATGAAGAACGGAAGACCGGCCATGAAGGGCCGCTGCACAGATTGCGGTACGGGCATGTACGTAATAATGAAGGTCGAATAATTTAGGCATTGAAGAATATTTCAACCAATAAGAAGATCACAGTTACGCGAAACGCGGCTTTGGCTAAGAAGGCCAAAGATGTCGTGTTGCTGGATCTCAGGAAGTTGCCTGCTATCTCAGATTATTTTATATTGGCCAGCGGTGAGTCCACTACGCAGATAGAGGCTATAGCTGATAATATAGAGAAAGAGCTCTTCCTTAATCATTGCAGGATATGGCACAGAGAAGGCTCGGGCGATGCGCGCTGGATCTTGCTTGATTACGGCGATGTAGTGGTTCATGTCTTTCACAGCCAGACAAGAGACTTTTACAAGTTGGATAAACTCTGGCACGATTCGCCGCGCAGGAACCTTCACCCGCAATGATCTCAGCCAAGTTCGAAAAGAATCTTAAAGACTTAATTACCGCATGCATAAGGGATATGGAGCGCGAAGGGCTGGTTAAGCTCAGCCTTCCGAACAGCGCGCATATTCCAGATATCGAACTTGAAGGCCCGCGCGACAAGAGCCATGGAGACCTGTCCACAAACGTCGCATTGCAGCTGGCAAAGTACGCAAAGAAAAACCCCGCTGATTACGCCGCGCTTCTTTCCGAAAGAATAAACACATCCCTTAAAAAATCCGATTTGAAAGACACCATAGAGAAGGTGGAGTCAAAACCGCCTGGTTTTATAAATTTTTGGTTTTCCGAAAGTCATCTTTTAGAGACATTAGAATACATATCCCTAAAAAAGACGAGATACGGCAGTATCGACCTTGGCCGCGGGATGAGGGTAGATATCGAGTTCGTAAGCGCCAACCCGACAGGGCCCCTCACTATTGCGCACGGACGGCAGGCGGCATTCGGCGATAGCTTGGCCAATATACTGGCATTCGCCGGCTACAGGATGACCCGCGAATATTACGTAAATGACGAAGGCAACCAGATGAATATGTTGGCCCAATCCATCCGCGCCCGCTATCTGGAATCATACGCCATTACGGCAGAATTCCCCGCCGAAGGATATCAGGGCTCTTACATAAAGGATATAGCCGCGGCGATTAAAGAAAAATACGGCACTCGCTTCATCAAAAAAGAATCTTTGGAATTTTTTAAGGATTTTGGTTGTAAATGGCTTTTGGCTGACATAAAAGATGACCTTGGAAAATTTAACGTAAAGTTTGACGTGTGGTATAGCCAAAAGAAACTGGGCCAGTCCAACAGGATAAAGAACGCGATAAATTTTTTGTCCAAAAAATGCCTTATCTACGAAAAAGGCGGCGCGCTCTGGTTCAAATCGACAGACTTGGGTGACGATAAGGACAGAGTGATCATAAAAAGTACCGGAGAGTACACCTACCTTGCGCCTGATATAGCCTACCATGTGCATAAATTTAAGAGGGGCTTCGAGCGCCTTATTGATATTTGGGGGCCCGACCACCATGGATATATCCCCAGGATGAAGGCGGCTGTCAGGGCTATGGGTCGGAAAGACGAGTGCTTCTATCCGCTTATTATCCAGTTAAGTACTTTATATAGAAACGGAAAAGCTGTACAGATGTCCACAAGATCCGGCGAATTTATGACATTGCGCGAATTGAGGGAAGAGGCAGGATTTGACGCGACGCGCTTCTTTTTCCTTAGAAGAAAAAGGGATTCACATCTTGACTTCGACATGGAATTGGCAAAAAAACATTCCATGGATAACCCCGTATACTATATACAATATGCCCACGCGAGGATCTCGAGCCTTCTTGAGTATAAAAAGACTCTGAGATCCGCGGCCAAAGGACCTATCGACAAAGAATACCTTAAGGGCAAGGATGAGCTGGATGTCATAAAGACGCTCGGATATTTTCCGCTGATTATAGAAACATGTTCCAAGACGCTTGAGGTATTTCCACTTCTGGCGTATCTTGAAGAAGTCGCCTCTTCATTCCACAGCTATTATAATAAGCATCGGATAGTTACTGACGATCGGCGCGAAACAAGGGCGAAACTCTTTTTGTGCCTTGCTATCCAGACTGTCATTGCCAACGGGCTCAAGCTTTTAGGCGT of the Candidatus Omnitrophota bacterium genome contains:
- a CDS encoding type 4a pilus biogenesis protein PilO; the encoded protein is MDMDFLKKAKKNEILALTGLICAGILVGYFLLFLNPMLSKLFDVSRKVAKLQSDLSIAELSIDSMPKMKKEIADLKNKALSYINKLPKEEELPALLESLSMMAQGADVKITKIVPIKDTEVVKDAKTPKASIYEEKGILVHAQCGYHQLGTFIAQLENAERFMDISDITIESIRTTPKRHNVQLIVKTFVLKDKTK
- a CDS encoding secretin and TonB N-terminal domain-containing protein, translating into MKKKIIFLGVLLTFFIAINGNLHSRAEDVTGGSFLTEAPAIDAENGADAAQTGPPADTQAEPEIEASKEKSEYDMMSERIAPGNITVDFKEADIRTVLRILSEKSGVNIVASKDVAGTITIRLNNVYWEKALDIICKNYGYAFERDGNIIRVTTVENLKQEELTTEVFSLNYANAEDVAVAVAEMLSSRGKDKVKFDERTNVLIVTDIPTNLYKIRQVVDKLDKRTPQVLIEAKIIETTLVDTENLGIDWTVKLSAYGAKRPITFPFTVSGTLSYLGIPKDMWNTFMPRVEGTTDTTTTGSGGVTVTDTDSFFPIELGQFRQWSDSPFPLTEADQFTFGTLDFSQFSLVLEYLKSRRDTNVLSNPRIATLNNQEANILVGTILAIPKFERNPDTGTMEVTGYTEKDLGIKLNVIPHINASGDIVVDLRPEISDLLGFDTLDASRGLVAPRYSTREATTQIMVRDGETIMIGGLIRENTVNYKKKVPWLGDIPVLGRALFTKTEETIQKTELIIFMTVHLINSDTSDFGLVPSSALVPMPAKK
- a CDS encoding TIGR03936 family radical SAM-associated protein, with product MKYSAVIRFKKTGMMRYISHLDLLRLFQRASRRAGLPLFLTEGFNPHPKIKIEPALKLGLEADDLRAEITLTQYILPKDVSEKLGKELPRGIEITEVEGDKSRYEKRDNS
- a CDS encoding Rne/Rng family ribonuclease, yielding MKKEIIVNATPEESRVAILNNGRIEEYYVERTSAQRLVSSVYKGKVESIMAGIGAAFVNIGLEKNGFLYVDDIIEEGAANIDILEDELDADHKKRDANLPRPKITDILKKGQEVLVQVVKEPLGTKGARLTAHVTLPGRYIVLMAHDTHKGISKKISDAKERKRLKAIIDEINLPKNIGVIVRTAAIGHTREELRREASYLYNLYRRIEKIASRKSAPALVNEEYGLVQRVARDNLAEDVSFMIIDSKVEYQKTLALLRMMSPKLRTKLKLHTAPQSIFEKFNIAGEIEKIFDARVNLPSKGYIIIQPTEGLVAIDVNSGGFSSRNPEETSYITNKEAAIEIARQLKLRDMGGIIVIDFIDMEVRDHRQSAMQIFLNALKNDKAKTKVLNFSSIGLVEMTRQRVRKSLEGASHNTCPYCGGRGTVKSLATMSIELLGLLEKKLKTERYKKVQVAINADLKEYLLQNYKKAINNVGRNARCNIILNADSHLHVEDVRVSIG
- the rplU gene encoding 50S ribosomal protein L21; this encodes MEYAIVEVGGNQFKVKKGDVIKAGKFTTDSKKSAKINKVLLYSDGKSVEIGSPYIKGAHIACDIIGEEKAKKVIAYKYRRRKSSKFKKGHRRKLLVLKVKDISIKGD
- the rpmA gene encoding 50S ribosomal protein L27 — translated: MAHKKGLGSSRNGRDSNAQRLGVKLFHGQLVTAGSIIIRQRGTKFKPGMNVGIGSDDTIFALKSGMVDFRKNRVINIIVK
- the obgE gene encoding GTPase ObgE — encoded protein: MFIDEAWIYVKAGAGGDGCRSFENMRGKRYGRPTGGNGGEGGNIVLVADNNRNTLVEFKYNKHFKASSGKHGGSNNKTGEDGGDQILRVPPGTVIRDKGTTLVLRDLKEAGEKVIIAKGGAGGKGNSVRRDATPGETGEEKELYLELKLVADIGIIGYPNAGKSTLLSKITHARPRIANFPFTTKSPILGVARVGEFSFVIADLPGLIEGAHAGRGLGDRFLRHIERTRILLHLIDMASIDGRDPNDDFVKLNNELTQHSEYLKKKNQIVVANKMDMDEAKKNLKHFKAARGKKIYQISALTGEGLEDLLKTAAKELRKLPRMAEISGY
- the proB gene encoding glutamate 5-kinase, with product MENNKKKDHICVVKIGSSVLAKDSGGIDEDRIKDIAEQVGAVRKKGLAVILVSSGAIAAGIKILKLGARPESLPDVQACAAIGQAEMMKKYDEAFRRVDLLVAQVLLTQDDINDRERYLNARNTLFALLAQDIVIPIINENDTVSTEEIKFGDNDRLSSLVASLIGADKLIIMSDVDGLYKIDRKDKTKKSVMRRVDAITDEIESLVIDEASKFGVGGMASKLQAAKIVTNAGIECVILNGKKKNILLDYFSGEEVGTVFVSKQPRIGARKRWIAYSLKPAGTVKVDNGAKEVLIKKNRSLLASGIIGTSGKFGAGDAVGITDEHNTEFARGIANYSSSDINKIMGTNTKDIEKILGYKYKDEVIHRDDLVILEKV
- a CDS encoding glutamate-5-semialdehyde dehydrogenase, with translation MELKKEILKMARTAKEAALILGDASSEEKNRAIRLMAKKIKLSASYILRENKKDVKAAEKKKMKPALIDRLALNAKRIQAMVSSLEEVARLDDVVGQIIQARRRPNGLLIAKVRVPIGVIGIIYEARPNVTADCVGLCIKSGNSVILKGGSEALNSNAAIFKCLRDALSGTSIPKEAVQLIISKDRNAVKELLKLNNYIDLIMPRGGEGLIKEVTENSRIPVIKHYKGVCHVYVDEDADLNMAHKIAMNAKVQRPGVCNAMETLLVHADVVARFLPGINRDLRIAGVEIRGCKKTQAILKGVKAATEDDWYEEYLDLILAVKVVEGLDEAIRHINKYGSGHSEAIVTDDYRNATEFLARVNSACVYVNASTRFTDGYEFGMGAEIGISTDKLHARGPMGLEELTTYKYIILGNGQVRA
- the nadD gene encoding nicotinate-nucleotide adenylyltransferase, which codes for MKKKIRIGILGGTFDPPHLGHIALAREAARQLELDKVIFIPALLPPHKTVKDNNPSLRYKMAALACRNNPLFEVSTIELDRNGISYSVDTLRELKKIYGASTRFFFLTGSDSLKELKTWKESKKLLKLTHFVVAKRPGFPMRGTKCGMIVLNAPLLDISSSAIRKRVKNSLPIKQLVPEAVRKFIKDKGLYK
- the rsfS gene encoding ribosome silencing factor, which translates into the protein MTVTRNAALAKKAKDVVLLDLRKLPAISDYFILASGESTTQIEAIADNIEKELFLNHCRIWHREGSGDARWILLDYGDVVVHVFHSQTRDFYKLDKLWHDSPRRNLHPQ